One genomic region from Bufo bufo chromosome 3, aBufBuf1.1, whole genome shotgun sequence encodes:
- the LOC120994498 gene encoding carbonyl reductase [NADPH] 1-like, translating into MAGVRVAVVTGGNKGLGLAVVRALCKQFQGDVYLTARNPKLGEEAVKTLNKEGLSPLFHQLDINDPTSIRVLRDFLKKKYGGLDVLVNNAGIAFKAADTTPFGTQAEVILKTNFFGTRDVCNELLPLIRPNGRVVNVSSIFSHTSLPKCSPELQEKFRSDTITEDELVKLMEKFVEDAKNGVHEERGWPNFAYGVSKIGVTVLSRIQARQLKETRKGEGIILNSCCPGWVRTDMAGPKATKSPDEGAVTPVYLALLPTSADSPYGELVSDKKMLPW; encoded by the exons ATGGCCGGGGTGCGGGTTGCAGTAGTCACAGGGGGCAATAAAGGGCTTGGGCTGGCTGTGGTCAGGGCCCTCTGCAAACAATTCCAGGGAGACGTGTATCTGACAGCCAGGAACCCCAAGCTTGGAGAAGAAGCTGTCAAGACCCTGAATAAGGAGGGGTTGTCCCCGCTCTTCCATCAGCTGGACATCAATGACCCGACCAGTATCCGGGTTCTGCGGGATTTCCTGAAGAAGAAGTATGGCGGGCTGGATGTGCTTGTTAATAATGCTGGAATCGCGTTTAAAG CTGCTGACACGACCCCATTTGGAACCCAAGCTGAAGTCATTTTGAAAACCAACTTTTTTGGCACTAGGGACGTTTGCAATGAATTACTGCCGCTCATTAGACCAAATG GAAGAGTGGTCAATGTGTCCAGTATTTTCAGCCACACATCCCTTCCTAAGTGCAGCCCCGAACTTCAGGAGAAATTCCGCAGTGACACGATCACAGAGGACGAGCTGGTGAAGCTGATGGAGAAGTTTGTAGAAGATGCCAAGAACGGAGTCCATGAAGAAAGGGGCTGGCCAAACTTCGCCTATGGGGTGTCCAAAATTGGGGTAACAGTGTTGTCCAGAATTCAAGCACGACAATTAAAGGAAACCAGGAAGGGAGAGGGCATTATACTCAATTCCTGCTGCCCAGGGTGGGTGAGGACTGATATGGCAGGTCCAAAAGCCACCAAGTCCCCAGATGAAGGTGCCGTGACCCCAGTATATTTGGCTCTCCTCCCAACTTCAGCGGATTCACCCTATGGGGAGCTGGTCAGCGATAAAAAAATGTTGCCTTGGTAA